The following proteins come from a genomic window of Candidatus Zixiibacteriota bacterium:
- a CDS encoding amino acid permease: MSRLFATKPLSLLLDEMKGENRLRRCLGPVQLTSLGVGAIIGTGIFVLVGQAAHDKTGPALMLSFVVAGLACIFAALSYAEFASMVPVAGSAYTYAYATLGELPAWIIGWDLVLEYTVSSATVAHGWSKYFQDFIGIFGFHVPFALSTSPFDYDPSVGHLVATGAVLDLPAIIITFIITCVLVIGIRESASFNATLVGIKVGIVLFVIAVGAFYINPDNWTPFAPYGLSGISFFGHLAAGQADAGGAPLGMLAGAAIVFFAYIGFDSVSTHAEEARRPNRDVPIGIVASLIICTVLYIAVAGVLTGMVPYNQIAIEAPVSDAFRQMGLPWAQMLISIGAVAGITSVLLVMMLSQPRVMLAMARDGMVPQSFFGAVHPRFRTPWKSTILTGIFVSLMAGFLPLRILAELVNIGTLLAFVIVCAAVLIMRYTNPHAERPFRAPLVPLTPILGILMCLLLMFSLPAENWLRLFVWLFIGFLIYFGYSRRHSALAKANAAAGK; the protein is encoded by the coding sequence ATGAGTCGATTATTCGCGACCAAACCTCTCAGTTTGTTACTCGACGAAATGAAAGGGGAGAACCGGCTGCGGCGCTGTCTCGGCCCGGTTCAACTCACCAGTCTCGGAGTGGGTGCTATTATCGGCACCGGCATATTCGTGCTGGTCGGGCAGGCGGCCCACGACAAAACCGGCCCGGCGCTCATGCTCTCGTTCGTAGTCGCCGGACTTGCCTGCATTTTTGCCGCCTTGAGCTATGCGGAGTTCGCCTCGATGGTGCCGGTGGCCGGGTCGGCCTATACCTACGCGTACGCCACCCTGGGCGAGCTGCCCGCCTGGATTATCGGCTGGGACCTGGTGCTGGAGTACACGGTCAGTTCTGCAACCGTAGCCCACGGCTGGTCCAAATACTTTCAGGATTTCATAGGAATTTTCGGCTTTCATGTACCCTTTGCACTGAGTACGTCGCCCTTCGACTACGACCCAAGCGTCGGTCACCTGGTGGCGACCGGCGCGGTGCTCGACCTGCCTGCAATTATCATCACGTTTATAATCACCTGCGTACTTGTAATTGGCATTCGTGAGAGCGCCAGTTTCAATGCTACCCTGGTGGGGATAAAAGTCGGCATTGTGTTGTTCGTGATCGCAGTCGGCGCTTTTTACATCAATCCGGACAACTGGACCCCGTTCGCCCCCTATGGTCTTAGCGGCATCAGCTTCTTTGGACATCTGGCCGCCGGGCAGGCCGACGCCGGCGGTGCGCCGCTGGGCATGCTGGCCGGAGCAGCGATCGTGTTTTTCGCGTACATAGGGTTCGACTCGGTGTCGACTCATGCCGAGGAGGCTCGACGACCGAATCGCGACGTACCTATCGGTATTGTAGCATCACTTATTATCTGTACTGTACTTTATATCGCGGTCGCGGGCGTGCTGACCGGGATGGTGCCGTACAACCAGATTGCAATTGAAGCGCCGGTCTCCGACGCTTTCCGTCAGATGGGTTTGCCTTGGGCGCAGATGCTGATTTCCATTGGAGCGGTAGCGGGAATTACCTCGGTGCTGCTCGTGATGATGCTGAGCCAGCCGCGGGTGATGTTGGCGATGGCGCGCGACGGCATGGTGCCGCAAAGCTTCTTTGGCGCCGTGCACCCGAGATTCCGTACCCCTTGGAAATCCACGATACTCACCGGGATCTTCGTGTCTCTAATGGCCGGCTTTCTGCCGCTCAGAATACTCGCGGAACTGGTTAATATCGGGACGCTGTTGGCGTTTGTCATTGTCTGCGCGGCGGTACTCATCATGCGTTATACGAACCCGCACGCCGAGCGCCCGTTTCGCGCACCGCTGGTGCCGCTCACGCCGATTCTCGGAATTCTCATGTGTCTGCTGCTCATGTTCTCGCTGCCGGCCGAGAACTGGCTGAGGTTGTTTGTCTGGCTGTTCATCGGCTTCCTGATCTACTTTGGATACAGCCGCCGCCACAGTGCCCTGGCAAAAGCGAACGCCGCAGCGGGGAAGTGA
- a CDS encoding NAD-dependent succinate-semialdehyde dehydrogenase, translated as MKAINPATGQLIKDFPEHSDSDAATILEQVDREFHRWRETSFEHRAKLMHNAAEEQRRNKAKYAETITLEMGKTITESLAEVEKCASACDYYADNAGKFLSDEIIASDAGRSFVAFQPLGVVLAVMPWNFPLWQVIRFAAPALMAGNAGVLKHASNVPGCALALEEIFRNAGFPENLFRTLMIGSRQVEKVIRHPLVKAVTLTGSEPAGMQVASVAGQELKKTVLELGGSDPFIVLEDADLAKCVSVSVNSRMINQGQSCIAAKRFIVVDAVVREFEKQQAAIMQSLKVGDPMKPETRVGPLARVDLRDELDSQVQRSIKAGARLLCGGREIDGPGAYYYPTVLTDVRKGMAVYAEETFGPVSAIIPVKDTEEAIAVANDSPFGLGGAVWSRDLKKAEMVARRVETGAMFINGMTKSDPRLPFGGVKRSGYGRELSHYGIKEFVNIKTIWVG; from the coding sequence GTGAAAGCGATAAACCCGGCCACCGGACAACTGATAAAGGACTTCCCCGAACACAGCGACTCCGATGCAGCAACCATACTGGAGCAGGTCGACCGGGAGTTCCACCGCTGGCGAGAGACCTCGTTTGAACATCGGGCGAAACTGATGCACAACGCCGCCGAGGAACAGCGCCGCAACAAGGCAAAGTATGCGGAGACTATCACGCTGGAGATGGGCAAGACGATCACTGAGTCGCTGGCCGAGGTGGAAAAGTGCGCGTCTGCGTGCGACTACTACGCCGACAATGCCGGGAAGTTCCTCTCCGATGAGATCATCGCCAGCGACGCGGGCCGGAGTTTTGTAGCGTTTCAGCCGCTGGGTGTAGTCCTGGCGGTGATGCCATGGAATTTTCCATTGTGGCAGGTGATCAGGTTCGCCGCGCCCGCGCTGATGGCGGGCAACGCCGGAGTACTGAAACATGCGTCCAACGTGCCCGGCTGCGCGCTGGCGCTCGAGGAGATCTTCCGCAACGCCGGTTTTCCTGAGAACCTTTTTCGCACCCTGATGATCGGATCGCGCCAGGTCGAGAAAGTCATCCGCCACCCGCTTGTCAAGGCGGTCACGCTCACCGGCTCGGAACCAGCCGGCATGCAGGTGGCATCGGTGGCGGGACAAGAACTGAAGAAGACAGTACTCGAACTGGGCGGCTCGGATCCGTTCATCGTGCTTGAAGATGCCGACTTGGCAAAATGTGTGTCCGTGTCCGTCAATTCGAGAATGATCAACCAGGGGCAAAGCTGTATCGCGGCCAAGCGGTTCATAGTCGTGGACGCTGTAGTCAGGGAGTTTGAGAAGCAGCAGGCCGCAATCATGCAGTCGCTGAAAGTCGGCGATCCGATGAAACCCGAGACCAGAGTCGGCCCGCTGGCGCGAGTGGATCTCCGCGACGAGCTCGACAGCCAGGTGCAGCGCTCGATCAAGGCGGGCGCACGGCTTCTGTGTGGCGGACGGGAAATCGACGGACCCGGCGCATACTACTACCCGACCGTGCTCACGGACGTGCGCAAGGGGATGGCGGTGTACGCCGAAGAGACATTCGGGCCGGTTTCAGCTATCATCCCTGTAAAGGACACTGAAGAAGCGATCGCCGTGGCGAACGATTCACCGTTCGGCCTCGGCGGGGCGGTCTGGTCACGCGATCTCAAGAAAGCCGAGATGGTTGCTCGGAGGGTTGAGACCGGAGCGATGTTTATCAACGGCATGACCAAGTCCGATCCGCGACTTCCTTTCGGCGGGGTCAAGCGCTCCGGCTACGGGCGGGAGTTATCACACTACGGCATAAAAGAGTTCGTCAACATCAAGACGATCTGGGTGGGGTAA
- a CDS encoding acetolactate synthase large subunit yields the protein MKVSDLIIKCLEHEGVKFVFGLPGEENEDLLFSLEKSSIRFIPTRHESGAAFMADVYGRLTGKAGVCLSTLGPGATNLLTGVADAHLDKAPVVAITGQGASDRIHKESHQNIDVVNMFRPVTKWTTSIQNPRVVPEVVRKAFKLAEMEKPGAAHFEVPEDVAKLECDLGPIAPRRVRRASPDFKAIGQAIDLLKDARRPLIIAGNGAIRKLASKHLRQLVEQTHIPVVSTFMGKGAVSDRDEHSLLAMGLQGRDFVMRAIDLADLVITVGYDIAEYDPKSWNPDREKRIVHIDFTPAEVHEFYQPEVEIVCDVSGALWELNAQVERERISFDRTWYQPIRDQILRDIDSYRLRDGDAFTVPGVLHIVRELMNPGDIVLSDVGSHKMWIGRNYPVYEPNSVVISNGLASMGIALPGGIAAKLAFPHKQVVALMGDGGFLMNSQEIETAGRLGIGLTIVVFNDNDYGLISWKQHSHAKRSFGTRLTNPDFKKYAESFGIKGYRPADLRELRNSLREAISSGRLGLIEIPIETSVNFELSEKLEKNLCERFDFVDK from the coding sequence GTGAAAGTCTCTGATCTCATAATCAAATGCCTCGAACACGAGGGAGTGAAATTCGTTTTCGGCCTCCCCGGCGAGGAAAACGAAGATCTCCTCTTTTCACTTGAGAAGTCCTCCATTAGGTTCATTCCGACCCGCCACGAGTCCGGAGCGGCGTTCATGGCCGATGTCTACGGCCGCCTCACCGGCAAAGCCGGGGTCTGCCTCTCCACGCTCGGTCCGGGTGCGACCAACCTGCTGACCGGTGTGGCTGACGCGCATCTAGACAAGGCCCCGGTGGTGGCGATCACCGGACAGGGGGCGTCAGATCGTATCCACAAGGAAAGCCACCAGAATATCGACGTCGTCAACATGTTCCGCCCCGTCACCAAGTGGACCACCAGCATCCAGAATCCGAGAGTGGTGCCCGAAGTTGTGCGCAAGGCGTTCAAACTCGCCGAGATGGAAAAGCCGGGCGCCGCTCACTTTGAAGTGCCGGAGGATGTCGCCAAGCTGGAGTGCGACCTTGGGCCGATAGCGCCGCGCCGGGTCCGGCGCGCATCGCCGGATTTCAAAGCGATCGGCCAGGCCATCGATCTTCTGAAGGACGCCAGGCGGCCTCTCATAATCGCGGGCAACGGGGCCATCCGTAAACTGGCCTCGAAGCACCTGCGTCAACTGGTGGAACAAACACATATCCCGGTCGTCTCGACATTCATGGGCAAGGGGGCGGTGTCGGACCGCGACGAGCACTCGCTCCTGGCAATGGGGCTCCAGGGGCGGGATTTTGTCATGCGCGCAATTGACCTGGCCGACCTTGTTATCACGGTGGGGTACGACATTGCCGAGTACGATCCCAAGTCGTGGAATCCCGATCGTGAAAAGCGGATCGTACATATCGACTTCACCCCGGCCGAAGTGCACGAGTTCTACCAGCCCGAGGTGGAGATTGTCTGCGACGTATCCGGGGCGCTGTGGGAGCTGAATGCGCAGGTGGAGCGGGAACGCATCAGTTTTGACCGAACGTGGTACCAGCCGATTCGCGACCAAATCCTGCGGGATATCGACTCCTACCGACTAAGAGACGGCGACGCCTTCACGGTGCCGGGCGTGCTTCATATCGTCCGGGAGCTGATGAATCCGGGCGACATCGTGCTCTCCGATGTCGGCAGTCACAAGATGTGGATCGGGCGTAACTACCCGGTGTATGAGCCGAATTCGGTAGTCATCTCGAACGGCCTGGCCAGCATGGGAATTGCGCTGCCCGGAGGTATTGCGGCCAAGCTGGCTTTTCCGCACAAGCAGGTAGTGGCGCTGATGGGCGACGGCGGCTTCCTTATGAATTCGCAAGAGATCGAAACGGCCGGCCGTCTCGGCATCGGACTCACAATAGTCGTATTCAATGACAACGATTACGGATTGATATCGTGGAAGCAGCACAGCCATGCAAAACGCTCATTCGGCACCCGGCTGACTAATCCCGATTTCAAGAAATACGCTGAGAGCTTTGGTATTAAGGGTTACCGTCCTGCAGACCTGCGAGAGCTAAGAAACTCTTTGCGCGAGGCGATAAGCAGCGGGCGGCTTGGGTTGATCGAAATACCGATTGAAACCTCGGTCAATTTCGAGCTGAGCGAGAAACTGGAAAAGAACCTGTGCGAACGATTCGATTTCGTGGATAAGTGA
- a CDS encoding omptin family outer membrane protease: protein MLALVSSTQAQKQYEFTVAPATGQHFGDTRFRLNFLYLLPDSSIGSGGSELVFPLDATFDGLELGFRYWKDGHQLWTGNLRAIHSITEPRSNMMDEDWDNVGQVRLLWSHTDSETDATLAELNIEATRLVAWGKSAELAVVAGVGLQKFKFRMTDLTGWQYLDLDSNGQTEVYVVDENVVAGTYETRYLRPEIGLMPRLLADPFVVEFKAVVSPLLYTKDVDDHLLRFFQIHTNGRGFGYGGRIAVEYNPRGRGGARFYARVSGEARGAEIDVSGYREYYATVNAGGQIIYSGTRFAEQHVVNTTQYGVHFSIGLSF from the coding sequence TTGCTCGCACTGGTCTCATCGACTCAGGCACAGAAACAGTATGAATTCACTGTCGCTCCGGCAACGGGGCAGCACTTCGGCGATACGAGGTTTCGCCTTAACTTTCTCTATCTTCTGCCGGATTCGTCAATCGGCAGCGGCGGCAGCGAACTGGTCTTTCCGCTCGACGCCACTTTTGACGGCTTGGAGCTGGGGTTTCGCTACTGGAAGGACGGCCACCAGTTGTGGACTGGAAACCTTCGAGCAATACACTCGATTACCGAGCCGCGAAGCAACATGATGGACGAAGACTGGGACAATGTTGGTCAAGTCAGGCTGCTTTGGAGCCACACGGATTCGGAAACTGATGCGACCCTGGCGGAGCTGAATATCGAGGCCACGCGCCTGGTGGCCTGGGGCAAGTCGGCGGAATTGGCGGTAGTGGCGGGAGTAGGTCTTCAGAAATTCAAGTTCAGGATGACCGATCTCACAGGCTGGCAGTATCTCGATCTGGACTCAAACGGCCAGACGGAAGTGTACGTGGTTGACGAGAATGTGGTCGCGGGAACCTACGAAACAAGATACCTTCGTCCGGAAATCGGACTGATGCCGCGGCTGCTCGCCGATCCATTTGTGGTCGAGTTTAAGGCGGTGGTGTCACCACTGCTCTACACCAAAGATGTCGACGATCATCTTCTCCGGTTTTTTCAGATTCATACCAACGGCCGAGGATTCGGATACGGCGGGCGAATTGCTGTCGAATACAACCCTCGCGGCAGGGGAGGCGCCCGGTTTTATGCGCGGGTGAGCGGCGAGGCGCGCGGCGCGGAAATCGATGTTTCCGGCTATCGCGAGTACTACGCGACAGTCAATGCCGGTGGTCAGATCATATACTCCGGGACCCGTTTTGCCGAGCAGCATGTGGTCAATACCACCCAGTACGGTGTGCATTTTTCAATCGGTTTGAGCTTTTAG
- a CDS encoding glycosyltransferase family 4 protein produces the protein MAEAHEHSWSMDTPAVAPTACQGTPRVLFVGQEWGSGSGSAELIAQGLVEEGWNATVSLPPNRDSYAPSEPALFYRGQQRLISWRALFSDMRSYDVVHVTCGSLRQIAEEVVPALVLARFFNRKAILHFESAEIETQLERHRRWLLPALKLGGMAVTGSRHLQKVLTRAGLSVRLLTPPVSLGGLTHRVRSKLQPRILMNTPLEPDFNVPSSIRAFRLVKQKYPRAEMEIVGRGSQRQTLENLVRQSRINGVEFRGEIAAVELTSLYNECDLFLHAPLIDESPRAVVRAFAAGLPVVVSDADGLLHMVRDRSNALVAPMGDHAALADAIIELVENQELCERLSSAGKAEAEKYTWSRVRQDWINLYNSQVN, from the coding sequence ATGGCTGAAGCTCACGAGCATAGCTGGAGTATGGATACGCCTGCGGTCGCCCCGACCGCGTGCCAGGGAACACCCCGTGTCCTGTTTGTGGGCCAGGAGTGGGGATCCGGCTCCGGCTCAGCCGAACTAATCGCACAAGGGCTGGTCGAAGAGGGTTGGAATGCGACGGTTTCGCTACCTCCGAATCGTGACAGCTACGCGCCGTCAGAACCGGCCCTGTTTTACCGGGGGCAACAGCGACTCATCAGTTGGCGCGCGCTGTTCTCGGACATGCGGTCTTACGATGTCGTGCATGTGACCTGCGGCTCGCTGCGCCAGATCGCCGAAGAGGTAGTGCCGGCGCTGGTCCTGGCCAGGTTTTTCAATCGGAAAGCTATTCTCCATTTTGAGTCGGCGGAAATCGAAACTCAGCTCGAACGGCACCGTCGCTGGCTGCTGCCGGCTCTGAAGTTGGGCGGCATGGCGGTGACCGGTTCGCGGCATCTTCAGAAAGTGTTGACTCGTGCCGGGCTTTCGGTTCGATTGCTGACCCCGCCGGTTTCGCTGGGCGGCCTGACCCATAGGGTGAGGTCGAAGCTGCAGCCACGCATACTGATGAACACGCCGCTGGAGCCCGATTTCAACGTGCCATCATCGATCCGGGCGTTTCGACTGGTCAAGCAGAAGTACCCCCGGGCGGAAATGGAGATTGTCGGGCGCGGTTCCCAGCGCCAGACGCTGGAAAACCTGGTGCGGCAAAGCCGGATAAACGGCGTTGAATTCCGTGGGGAAATCGCTGCGGTCGAATTGACGAGCCTCTACAACGAGTGTGACCTGTTTCTGCATGCGCCGCTTATCGACGAATCCCCGCGGGCCGTTGTTAGGGCGTTTGCCGCCGGCTTGCCGGTGGTGGTCAGCGACGCCGACGGATTGCTTCACATGGTGCGGGACCGGTCCAACGCGCTCGTGGCGCCGATGGGCGACCACGCCGCGCTGGCAGATGCGATTATCGAGCTGGTAGAAAACCAGGAACTGTGCGAGCGGCTATCGTCGGCGGGCAAAGCCGAAGCCGAAAAATATACCTGGTCTCGCGTGAGACAGGACTGGATTAATTTGTATAATAGTCAGGTCAATTGA
- a CDS encoding PD-(D/E)XK nuclease family protein yields MADRLSHSSLGVFRQCPQKYKFEKVDKLKVPKPVYAHQVIGNAVHRQVRKAYEWGAEGRLYPLEEMLAAFDQEWEGPKRDKVTPANEGRTIDDDIARGRRMLERFYERHKPFNRGTHLFAEKTFSFFLPNCPVRFDARVDRVWKREDGVYEISDFKTGKIVGPQDPGFRLQMGFYQLALQESFPDRTYEVAQYFLEYDEVVSYRMRPDELEELAEQFRAEAHEISRAERMGEWPPNPTSLCAWCEFARLCPAMKHKLVMESAQETTEKATFQEAARLAEECLDLHARKKELEGEYALLRERLIQSAKELRLSRFDTAQGYVSVKISRSEHIDSRTEEPARHAALTALVRAWDDHVRDVCLRLDDAALLKLHQKGRLNPTQESQLAEFLSIKESAKVIPHLKGSSGSDDSPEDE; encoded by the coding sequence ATGGCTGACAGATTGAGTCATAGTTCGTTGGGAGTCTTCCGCCAGTGCCCGCAGAAATACAAGTTCGAGAAAGTGGACAAGCTCAAAGTGCCCAAGCCGGTCTACGCCCACCAGGTGATAGGAAACGCGGTGCATCGTCAGGTTCGCAAGGCTTATGAGTGGGGCGCCGAAGGCCGTCTGTATCCCCTTGAGGAGATGCTGGCCGCGTTCGATCAGGAGTGGGAAGGGCCGAAGCGGGACAAGGTGACCCCGGCAAACGAGGGGCGTACGATTGACGACGATATCGCGCGGGGGCGCCGAATGCTCGAGAGGTTCTATGAGCGTCATAAGCCGTTTAACCGGGGAACGCATCTCTTTGCCGAGAAGACCTTTTCGTTCTTCCTGCCGAACTGCCCGGTACGGTTTGACGCGCGGGTGGACCGGGTGTGGAAGCGCGAGGACGGTGTCTACGAAATCAGTGACTTCAAGACGGGCAAAATTGTGGGGCCGCAGGATCCCGGTTTTCGCCTTCAAATGGGCTTTTATCAGCTGGCTCTTCAGGAGTCATTCCCGGACCGAACCTATGAGGTGGCCCAGTACTTTCTCGAGTATGACGAAGTAGTTAGCTACAGGATGCGGCCCGATGAACTCGAGGAACTGGCCGAGCAATTCAGGGCCGAAGCCCACGAGATTTCTCGCGCCGAGAGGATGGGCGAATGGCCGCCCAATCCCACGTCTCTTTGTGCCTGGTGCGAGTTCGCGCGGCTCTGCCCGGCCATGAAGCACAAGCTGGTAATGGAATCGGCCCAGGAGACGACAGAGAAAGCGACCTTTCAGGAGGCGGCGCGGTTGGCCGAAGAGTGTCTCGATCTGCACGCCCGCAAGAAAGAGCTGGAAGGTGAGTACGCGCTCCTGCGGGAGCGGCTCATCCAGAGCGCGAAGGAGCTGCGGCTCAGCCGGTTTGACACTGCCCAGGGTTATGTCTCGGTCAAGATCAGCCGGAGTGAACATATCGATTCGCGCACCGAAGAACCGGCAAGACACGCCGCGCTGACGGCGCTGGTCAGGGCGTGGGATGACCATGTCCGCGACGTATGTCTCAGGCTTGACGACGCGGCGCTCCTGAAGCTCCACCAGAAGGGCCGGCTGAATCCGACGCAGGAGTCACAGCTGGCGGAGTTCTTGTCGATCAAAGAGAGCGCGAAGGTCATTCCACACCTGAAAGGGTCATCAGGCAGCGACGACTCGCCGGAGGACGAGTAA
- a CDS encoding tetratricopeptide repeat protein, whose translation MKSAWFLFVLFAVVAAFWTACSENPALQKRYQAEKMYFQAERESRQARVRPELTSTAASHQLRSQYRAALEFCYQALGTIPPEVYPVQHEEISDLAWRAATRISQISYAQKEYDSSIAVLRGLMRRISLSGVADVSAHLNLGRALQANGQWDSALAVFSHSVERFYPPADKNGEVLVGLFNLPNQIYDGLLKAGDTAAAMAQASRAENYYRRLITEFPGGNLAGVSHLNLASLYERLGRYQEAVIELSQLTDTTGSIATPAYLRIALLHADQLGRPDLALEEYERILSRLKGRDTLQRPLVLYNKGLIHLHRGDYDQARQILVDIKKNYPRFYSQTPTVQYAIARSFDLQNRWERAETEYKYVISGFPGSEQSMATHLYLIDQYARQGRATEADRLEQRAEAECDEIVATRPNSRAVASAMSYKAELYRRRQDWQKAAHLLTEVFDKYPTSEIGFRAAIIATVIYRDELRNEATADSLMQVLKKRLTTVDETGEI comes from the coding sequence ATGAAATCGGCTTGGTTTCTGTTTGTCCTATTCGCCGTGGTCGCAGCATTTTGGACCGCTTGCTCCGAGAACCCGGCCCTCCAGAAGCGCTACCAGGCCGAAAAGATGTATTTTCAGGCCGAACGCGAGTCTCGACAGGCGCGAGTCCGTCCCGAACTGACCTCCACCGCCGCCTCCCATCAGCTTCGCAGCCAATATCGCGCTGCGCTGGAGTTCTGCTACCAGGCGCTCGGCACGATTCCGCCCGAGGTCTACCCGGTGCAGCACGAGGAAATCTCGGATCTTGCCTGGCGCGCCGCCACCCGCATCTCGCAGATTTCGTACGCGCAGAAGGAGTATGACAGCAGTATCGCGGTCCTGCGCGGGCTGATGCGGCGGATTTCGCTCAGCGGCGTCGCCGATGTCTCCGCTCACCTGAATCTCGGGCGCGCCCTGCAGGCAAATGGCCAGTGGGACTCCGCCCTGGCCGTATTTAGCCACTCGGTTGAGCGGTTCTATCCTCCGGCCGACAAGAACGGCGAGGTGCTGGTCGGCCTTTTCAACCTGCCCAACCAGATTTACGACGGCCTCCTGAAAGCCGGCGATACGGCCGCTGCTATGGCGCAGGCATCGCGTGCCGAGAACTACTACCGCCGGCTCATCACCGAGTTTCCCGGCGGCAACCTGGCCGGGGTCAGCCACCTGAATTTGGCGAGCCTTTATGAGCGCCTGGGCCGTTACCAGGAAGCGGTCATCGAACTTAGCCAGCTCACCGATACCACCGGAAGCATCGCTACTCCGGCCTATCTGCGTATCGCCCTGCTCCACGCCGATCAGCTAGGGCGACCCGATTTGGCGCTCGAAGAATATGAGCGGATTTTGAGCCGTCTCAAAGGTCGCGACACCCTCCAGAGGCCGCTGGTCCTGTACAACAAGGGCCTCATTCACCTTCACCGGGGCGACTACGACCAGGCCCGCCAAATCCTGGTCGACATCAAGAAGAACTACCCCCGGTTCTACTCTCAAACCCCGACCGTTCAGTACGCTATCGCCCGCTCCTTCGACCTCCAAAACCGCTGGGAGCGGGCGGAAACCGAGTATAAGTATGTCATTAGCGGCTTCCCCGGCTCGGAGCAGAGCATGGCGACTCATCTTTACCTGATCGACCAGTACGCCAGACAAGGACGAGCCACCGAGGCCGATAGACTTGAACAGCGCGCCGAGGCAGAATGTGACGAAATAGTCGCAACCCGGCCCAACTCTCGCGCCGTCGCGTCCGCCATGAGCTACAAGGCCGAGCTGTACCGCCGTCGACAAGACTGGCAAAAAGCTGCCCATTTGCTGACCGAGGTTTTCGACAAATACCCGACCAGCGAAATCGGTTTCCGCGCGGCCATTATTGCCACGGTGATCTACCGCGACGAGCTGCGCAACGAAGCGACTGCCGATTCGTTGATGCAGGTCCTCAAAAAGCGGCTGACAACAGTTGACGAGACGGGCGAAATTTAG
- a CDS encoding terminase family protein yields MESAVDPTPSYDDWRRGLEEPVYFAERFLDVALHPGQKEWLTRSTTRENVLVTGNRWGKSFVSAVKLIYNALYRIRPLEFDSGGRYRAVVASITQNQANLVFSQALRLLRQAPILSPLISDLVWTPYPTLTFGNGATIESRSTQNRGEHLLGNDYDLFIFDEVAFETAPEYVVEEVVLMRLADREGRLDLVSTPNGKNWFYRRAREIMQGERAGYFQSGDSRDNPHISADYLDERVRYFTESRLQQNIMGQFVDAGGEILKGEYVDNALRVFHETAVATSSPDRLFISGWDLARKKTATVGITVEISGGKARVVALERFRQFDWMVVLAKIRQRQEQYPGRLVIDATGLGDVVVEQLRDYKPEAVIFTPATKAELLTNVELHHARGAIAYSRWELPDGPGRVWSLEDELRSARWDDNNECDALMALALALWPLRKPSSPAVMPRVGKV; encoded by the coding sequence TTGGAATCTGCTGTAGACCCCACGCCGAGTTACGATGATTGGCGGCGGGGGCTGGAAGAGCCGGTTTATTTCGCGGAGCGGTTTCTCGATGTCGCTCTGCACCCGGGCCAGAAAGAGTGGCTGACCCGGTCGACCACCCGCGAAAACGTGCTGGTGACCGGCAACCGCTGGGGAAAGTCGTTTGTCTCGGCGGTAAAACTCATCTACAACGCCCTCTATCGCATTCGCCCGCTCGAATTCGATTCGGGCGGACGCTACCGCGCGGTGGTGGCGTCGATCACCCAGAACCAGGCCAATCTCGTGTTCAGCCAGGCGCTGCGGCTTCTGCGGCAGGCTCCTATTCTATCCCCACTGATCAGCGACCTGGTCTGGACGCCCTACCCCACTCTGACATTCGGCAACGGCGCCACTATCGAGTCGCGCTCCACGCAGAACCGGGGCGAGCATCTGCTCGGCAATGACTACGACCTGTTCATATTCGATGAAGTGGCTTTCGAGACGGCGCCGGAGTACGTGGTCGAGGAAGTAGTTTTGATGCGGCTGGCGGATCGCGAAGGGCGGCTCGACCTGGTCTCGACACCAAACGGCAAGAACTGGTTCTATCGCCGGGCTCGAGAGATCATGCAGGGCGAGCGCGCAGGGTATTTTCAATCGGGCGACAGCCGCGACAATCCGCATATCTCGGCGGACTATCTCGATGAGCGCGTCAGGTACTTCACGGAGAGCCGCCTTCAACAAAACATCATGGGGCAGTTCGTTGATGCCGGCGGTGAAATACTGAAGGGTGAGTATGTCGACAACGCCCTCAGGGTGTTTCATGAGACCGCGGTCGCCACGAGCAGCCCCGACCGCCTGTTTATCTCGGGTTGGGATTTGGCGCGGAAGAAGACGGCGACAGTCGGTATTACGGTCGAGATCAGCGGCGGCAAGGCGAGGGTTGTGGCCCTCGAACGGTTCCGTCAGTTCGACTGGATGGTCGTGCTGGCTAAGATCAGGCAGCGGCAGGAGCAGTACCCAGGCAGGCTGGTGATCGACGCCACTGGTTTGGGCGATGTCGTGGTTGAACAATTGCGTGACTACAAACCTGAGGCGGTGATATTCACTCCGGCGACCAAGGCGGAGCTGCTGACCAATGTCGAGCTGCATCATGCTCGCGGCGCGATAGCATACTCTCGATGGGAGCTTCCGGACGGGCCGGGGCGGGTTTGGTCACTCGAGGACGAGCTTCGCTCGGCCCGGTGGGACGACAACAACGAGTGCGATGCCCTTATGGCGTTGGCCCTGGCTCTATGGCCGTTGCGGAAGCCGAGTTCGCCGGCGGTGATGCCCAGGGTCGGAAAGGTGTGA